A window of Fibrobacter sp. UWH6 genomic DNA:
ATCATCAACACCCCGTGGGCTCGCCGCGACGCTGTTGCCGATGAATCCGCCATCCGTAAGGCTGCCATCAAGTACAAGACTCCTTACATCACCACTCTCGCCGCCGCTCTCGACACCGTCAAGGGCATCGCCGCTGCTAAGTCCGGTAAGGGAGCTGTAAAGAGCCTTCAGGAATACCACGCTTCTATTGAAGAAGTGTAGCTGACAGGAGCACACTGTTAGTGTGCGGACGCAACCGCTTCCGCGACTTCAGCTCGGTTATAAAAAAGGCAAGCCTAAGGGCTTGCCTTTTTTGCAACACTCGCTTCTGTGCGCCTGTCAGCCGCCAAGGCCGGCAAGGGCGAAGTGAAGAGCTTGCAGGAGTAGCGTGCAAGCCGAGTATGCCCAAAGGCGAATGCAGTAATTATGCTTGCGTAATTATTGCTGAGCCGCCAGCATGACGCGTAAGCGTCAATTCCGCGACAGAGAGCTTGCTCTCTGGCATGGCTGAGGCGAAGCAGCTGACGCCTATACGAAACTAGCCTCTTTAGAGGCTTAGTTGAGTTATCCACTTTGTGGAGAAGGCGTCAATATCACGCTTCCATTGAGGACGTGTAAGTTCACCGAGCAAAGCCGAGGTGCTGCGGTGCTTCGGCGGGCTCAGCGCCTTTCTTTAGCGTGTCATCCTGAGCGTAACGCCGTAAGGCGTGAAGTCGAAGGATCCGGAACATTAAAGATCGTAGCAATAAAATGCTGCGGTCTTTTTTGTGTATATAGGGGAAAGCCTTCCCCTGGTTCGCACTTCGTTGCTCACCACCCCTTCGAGCGGGTGCTCAGACGCCGCACCCGCAACGCCCGGGCTTTATAGAGAAAATGAAACTGTGGCTTTTTTACAAAAATTCAATATCGTTAATCAACTCATTGTATTTAGAAAAATTGAGTTTCAATTTGAGCATATCAATCATTTCCACAAATGCAGTTTTCAAATTTTAAATAATATCCATCAATAAATTTTGACATTTGTTCCATTTTGCTGGATGTATCCATGATTGCGCTCGTATAACGAATCAAAGGGGCGCCTTGCAAAGTTTTGGATGTTTTCTCCAAGGAACAAACCCAAACTGCAGCATCATAGAAATCTTTGATTGTCGCAATAAAATTTTGAATTTTGTCGCGCACATCTTTCTTTAGCTGAGGTTTAATCACATCAAAAGCAGTTTTTAGAGCATCAGCTTCATTTCGATACTGTTTGATAGCTTCTAATCTCTGAGGATCATGTTTAATTATCATTATCGTAGAAATTTCTCGATACAACGGAACTATTTTTGCCCATAATGATGTAAGTAGAGATTTTGTCTTTGCTGAAATCGTCTGATTCTTATTTGATTTTTTTTTCTTCTTTTGGACAGGTTTTATTTTTTTCTTTATTGCATCAACCGCATCCAAAACTTTTGGATTAGATCGATCTGCTGCAATCATTAAAAATTTACCAATATTATCTCTTATAGCCTCGTATTTCAACAGCACTTCTTTTACATCAACTGTTGCAGAATCAGGCAAAGAACTTAATTGATTCCTGTATTTTTCCGTTTCATCACTCCAATACTGAATATATTCAAGCCTTTTTATAGGATCATAAATATCTGTAGCATCATTCATTACCACAGTCATTGTTTTTTCCGTCCAATTCGGGCTATTCATCAATTGCATTACTTCATAAAGACAATTTGCGGACTTTAAATATTTATCCGACAAAATTTGGACGACAAAATCTTCTTGTCCAATGGTGTTCATAAAATTTGTAATAGAATCCCAACAATCAATTTCAACCTTGTCATATTTCATTTCAACACCCTTTAAATTGCTTTTTAAGTTTAGAATAAACAAATCAGAGGCGTCATTCCAATTATAGGTTACAAAAATTGTTGGTTTCTTCACGTTATTTGTATTTTTCATTTTTATAATCTTCTATTTAATTTTTTTTCTTGGAAAAAATAAGGTACTAACGATTTCGTTGTCTTTTTCGAGGTCGCAACGGTCGAAGGAACAACAAATTCTGAATTTATCTTTTCTAAATAAACCACATTTATTAATTGACTGCATTAATATACATCCTTTTTCCGTGTAAATTGTCAAAAAAATCTGTTTCAGGCTCCTTTATAAATTATATTTATTTTATGCTTTCGAAAATCTTGCAAATTTTATTCATCGCTTGTTCTGTAGCTCTTTCCCAATCTATGGAAACGGGCGATGCGTTCAATAAATATATGTCTCCTGATGGAGGAATAAATCCGCTGTCAGGTACAGTTAACTTTGGCGTTCCTATTGCAACTTTGTCAGCGGGAAGTGTTTCTACTTCTTTTGCTTTGAATTATTCGGGTAATGTTTCTCAGAGTGTAAAAAATCGAAATGACTTGAGTCCGACTAGCTGGGTCGGTTTAGGTTGGTCTATGGGTTTTGCTAAAATCGTTAGCGAAAACAACCATTCGATGAGCCTTTTGGATGATTTTTATTACCTAGTAACAGCAGAGGGGATTCGTTATAAGTTGATTTATGAGGGAAATCGATGGTGGATTGAGAGCCTGCCGTATTGGTTAGTAGAAAGACGAACTGAAATGAAAGTTTTGAGTGGAAAAACCTTTGAGATTGTCGTGGGATGGATTTTGACGGATGATTCGGGCAATAAATACCAGTATGGTGATATGTCTTATTGCATGTCTAATACTTTAGATACTGCTTGTAGTGCGCAAGGGGCGACTGCATATGAGCTAGGTTTTCCTGCATTTGGGCATACGGGTGAGTCTATCGATGGAAACGATGTCCCTTATCCCGTTTCTTGGAGTCTAGCTAAGATTTATGATTGGAAAAATAATTCTTTAACATATTCTTATTGCCAGTTTCAGGAAAAAATAAAGCATGGTTCCTGGACTTCTCAAAACAGATATACAAAAGAAACATACTTAAAAGAGGTTCGTTCCTCGATGGGTTCTTATGTAAAGTTTGTTCTTTCGGATAAAAATGAAGGTGATTT
This region includes:
- a CDS encoding toll/interleukin-1 receptor domain-containing protein, which gives rise to MKNTNNVKKPTIFVTYNWNDASDLFILNLKSNLKGVEMKYDKVEIDCWDSITNFMNTIGQEDFVVQILSDKYLKSANCLYEVMQLMNSPNWTEKTMTVVMNDATDIYDPIKRLEYIQYWSDETEKYRNQLSSLPDSATVDVKEVLLKYEAIRDNIGKFLMIAADRSNPKVLDAVDAIKKKIKPVQKKKKKSNKNQTISAKTKSLLTSLWAKIVPLYREISTIMIIKHDPQRLEAIKQYRNEADALKTAFDVIKPQLKKDVRDKIQNFIATIKDFYDAAVWVCSLEKTSKTLQGAPLIRYTSAIMDTSSKMEQMSKFIDGYYLKFENCICGND